Proteins from one Scleropages formosus chromosome 14, fSclFor1.1, whole genome shotgun sequence genomic window:
- the LOC108928909 gene encoding ileal sodium/bile acid cotransporter-like: protein MSALMINSSNCTTPADGVCPPNSTLCPGSSCQEQGKSFNQILNQVLSIILPILLNLVILSMGCTTDIRKLWGHIRRPWAIIVGFLCQFGIMPFTAFILSKAFNVLPVQALVIIIMGCCPGGSFSNIVAYWLDGDMDLSISMTACSTSLAMGMMPLCLLIYTSGWTSGTSIQIPYKRLAIMLPLLLIPVGAGIFIKYRWPMLAKKVIKVGSMVGLPLIIIATVMSCIVYKNSWSMSTSMWIIGIILPLLGYSLGFLMARILRQPWKRCRTIALETGVQNASLCGTITQLSFSREERMLVFAFPIIYSLSQIFFSLVAVGGYQVYKRCCQRSAIKTSTPEDEEMHAVDNGGFRVDENGSVDDKVTRM from the exons ATGTCAGCACTCATGATAAACTCCAGCAACTGCACGACACCCGCTGATGGCGTCTGCCCACCAAATAGCACTCTGTGTCCAGGATCCTCCTGCCAGGAGCAAGGAAAATCTTTCAACCAGATCTTGAACCAGGTCTTGAGCATAATCCTGCCAATCTTACTGAACTTGGTCATACTCTCGATGGGCTGCACCACAGATATCCGGAAGCTGTGGGGACACATCAGGCGGCCCTGGGCAATTATAGTGGGCTTCCTCTGTCAGTTTGGCATCATGCCCTTCACAGCCTTCATCCTGTCGAAGGCCTTCAACGTGCTGCCAGTGCAGGCTCTGGTCATCATCATTATGGGCTGCTGTCCCGGCGGTTCCTTCTCCAACATTGTGGCCTACTGGCTGGATGGTGACATGGACCTCAG TATCAGCATGACAGCCTGCTCCACCAGTTTGGCTATGGGCATGATGCCCCTGTGTCTCCTCATCTACACCTCTGGATGGACCTCCGGTACCAGCATCCAGATCCCATACAAGCGcttag CTATCATGCTGCCCTTGCTCCTGATTCCAGTTGGTGCTGGCATCTTCATCAAATATCGATGGCCCATGTTAGCTAAGAAGGTCATCAAG GTGGGGTCCATGGTGGGCTTACCCCTCATCATCATTGCCACAGTGATGAGCTGCATAGTGTACAAGAATTCGTGGAGTATGTCTACATCCATGTGGATCATTGGCATCATCTTGCCACTACTGGGCTACAGCCTTGGCTTTCTGATGGCGAGGATACTAAGACAGCCCTGGAAGAG GTGTCGCACCATAGCCCTGGAAACAGGTGTCCAGAACGCCAGTTTATGTGGCACCATCACCCAGCTGTCTTTCTCTCGGGAGGAGCGGATGCTCGTGTTTGCTTTCCCAATCATCTACAGCTTATCCCAGATTTTCTTTTCCCTGGTGGCAGTGGGAG GTTACCAGGTATACAAGCGCTGCTGTCAGCGCAGTGCCATCAAGACGTCAACCCCAGAGGACGAAGAGATGCACGCTGTGGACAACGGAGGCTTCCGGGTCGACGAGAACGGCAGCGTCGATGACAAGGTCACCCGGATGTGA
- the LOC108928910 gene encoding ileal sodium/bile acid cotransporter-like produces the protein MSASNLFPGNCTTPVDGVCPPNTTLCTGTSCQEQANYTNQILKQVLKIVLPILLTLVILSMGCTTDIQKLWEQIKHPWAIILGLLCQFGIMPFTAFALSKAFNVLPLQAITIIIMGCCPGGAFSNILSYWMDGDMTLSISMTTCSTMLAMGMMPLCLLIYTSAWTSSSSIQIPYKLIGIMLASILAPVSVGIFIKHRWPTLAKKVIRVGSIAGILIIIIITVVGSILYDKSWIVPPSLWIIGVTLPLLGYGLGFLLARIARQPWNRCRTIALETGVQNSPLCSTIIYLSFTKEQLQFMFAFPVIYSISQPLTFLAAAGGELASCVPQYVHVHNT, from the exons ATGTCAGCGTCTAACCTGTTCCCCGGCAACTGCACGACACCCGTTGATGGTGTCTGTCCACCAAATACCACGCTCTGCACAGGAACCTCCTGCCAGGAACAAGCAAACTACACCAACCAGATCCTAAAGCAAGTCTTGAAAATAGTCCTGCCAATCTTACTGACTTTGGTCATTCTCTCCATGGGCTGCACCACAGATATCCAGAAGCTGTGGGAACAGATCAAGCATCCCTGGGCGATTATACTGGGCTTACTCTGCCAGTTCGGCATCATGCCCTTCACAGCCTTTGCCCTGTCGAAGGCCTTCAACGTGCTGCCATTGCAGGCtatcaccatcatcattatGGGTTGCTGTCCAGGTGGTGCTTTCTCCAACATATTGTCCTACTGGATGGATGGTGACATGACTCTCAG TATCAGCATGACAACCTGCTCCACCATGCTGGCCATGGGAATGATGCCCCTGTGTCTGCTCATCTACACCTCTGCATGGACCTCCAGTAGCAGCATCCAGATCCCCTACAAACTCATAG GTATCATGCTGGCCTCGATCCTGGCTCCTGTCAGTGTTGGCATCTTTATCAAGCACCGATGGCCCACTCTAGCCAAAAAGGTCATCAGG GTAGGATCCATCGCTggcatcctcatcatcatcataatcacaGTTGTGGGCAGCATCCTGTATGACAAATCATGGATCGTCCCTCCATCCCTTTGGATCATTGGCGTCACACTCCCACTGCTGGGCTACGGCCTTGGTTTTCTGCTGGCAAGGATAGCGAGGCAGCCCTGGAACAG GTGTCGCACGATCGCTCTGGAGACAGGTGTCCAGAACAGTCCTCTGTGCAGCACCATTATATACCTGTCCTTCACAAAAGAACAACTGCAGTTTATGTTTGCGTTCCCAGTCATCTACTCTATCTCCCAGCCTTTAACGTTCCTGGCAGCAGCGGGAGGTGAGCTGGCATCTTGCGTACCACAGTATGTCCATGTTCACAATACATAA
- the rmp64 gene encoding nucleolus and neural progenitor protein, with protein MAIQLWNRVYIPQPGALSTVRIQFNDRIDGRATRLLGECERALQLLRSHVLHAELRVLYSLLHVCNNSLRQHKPFRAIKQVERCINRVKEMKLIPALLDLVDMCPSQAQRQVAAETGQCEVPSQSMLEWFCLKVLGAGKLMACLVDQCSRAFLLTHGHLSCKEFIVLNLVLVSMLSRLWVFFGGILKILATLYLGAWELLQEVAQARPMPFLTDFILPVDLPTFIGPSRWAQLLVELPAASTMVKNVAGKGSKRSVLKRPIERTFTEDLGSSILQRPSTAMGHIAVIDLKAMLKRSIGKNSKVIAHKVDMPEKDPVLIGQKRRLLKATAAVSSFSDMAAHLAKVICWCQSRKLRRERCLLAFQNLKCQRMKRLEEEGFRLDRKLKTFRRQFGEALLLQRSRAQPLRSLHDRWRSWRFRTRFKCVKGVMRLQKRARWDYVKKVMRETTMPAKMSVRHKNKNNVINGKDKDMKANASLWSDSGKEIDDIFAALEF; from the exons ATGGCGATTCAGCTGTGGAATAGGGTCTATATTCCGCAGCCTGGTGCGCTTTCTACAGTCCGGATTCAGTTTAACGACCGCATAG ATGGTCGCGCGACGCGGCTGCTCGGGGAGTGCGAGCGCGCGCTGCAGCTGCTGCGCAGCCACGTGCTGCACGCGGAGCTGCGCGTGCTGTACTCGCTGCTCCACGTGTGCAACAACAGCCTGCGGCAGCACAAGCCTTTCAGGGCCAtcaagcag GTGGAGCGATGCATAAACCGTGTGAAAGAGATGAAGCTGATCCCTGCCCTCCTCGACCTGGTGGACATGTGTCCCAGCCAAGCACAAAG GCAGGTGGCGGCCGAAACGGGACAGTGTGAAGTTCCCAGCCAGTCCATGCTTGAGTGGTTTTGCCTGAAGGTCCTTGGGGCAGGCAAGCTGATGGCCTGCTTGGTGGACCAGTGCTCACGTGCCTTCTT ATTGACACACGGGCACCTTTCCTGCAAAGAGTTCATTGTCCTCAACCTGGTTCTGGTCAGTATGTTGAGTCGTCTATG GGTGTTCTTTGGGGGCATATTGAAGATCCTGGCCACCTTGTATCTGGGGGCATGGGAGCTCCTACAGGAAGTGGCCCAAGCCAGGCCCATGCCCTTTCTGACAGACTTCATCCTTCCGGTGGACCTGCCCACATTCATTGGACCTTCACGCTGGGCTCAGCTGCTGGTAGAGCTGCCTGCAGCCTCCACCATGGTGAAGAATGTGGCCGGGAAAGGGAGCAAGAGGTCGGTGCTGAAGAGACCCATAGAAAGGACCTTCACTGAAGACCTGGGTAGCAGCATCTTACAGAGACCTTCCACAGCTATGG GTCATATCGCTGTAATTGATTTAAAAGCCATGCTTAAGCGATCCATTGGGAAGAACAGTAAG GTTATTGCACATAAAGTGGACATGCCAGAAAAGGACCCAGTGCTGATTGGTCAGAAGAGGAGGCTTTTGAAGGCGACGGCAGCTGTGTCGTCTTTTAGTGACATGGCTGCTCATCTGGCTAAGGTCATCTGCTGGTGCCAAAGCAGGAAGCTACGCAGGGAAAGGTGCCTCCTTGCTTTCCAGAACCTCAAATGCCAAAGAATGAAACGCCTGGAAGAGGAAGGGTTCAG gctGGACAGGAAACTGAAGACCTTCAGAAGGCAGTTTGGTGAAGCTCTCCTTCTCCAAAGATCAAGAGCCCAACCTCTGCGTTCGCTCCATGACAGGTGGAGAAGTTGGCGTTTTAGGACACGGTTCAAATGTGTCAAGGGAGTTATGCGATTGCAGAAACGAGCCAGATGGGATTATGTGAAGAAGGTGATGAGGGAGACTACAATGCCTGCTAAAATGAGCGTGCgacacaaaaacaagaacaacGTTATTAATGGGAAAGACAAAGACATGAAGGCCAACGCTTCTCTGTGGTCGGACAGCGGGAAGGAGATTGATGATATCTTTGCTGCTTTAGAATTTTGA
- the tex30 gene encoding testis-expressed protein 30, which produces MQIWSSLARAATGWRVRTDSKGIRGVRWRSFADISREAQLLVARRSGTLTMEEVHEENVQIPFDRKHLDGVLSVPGARVAARAALVLTHGAGGDMHQAQLRSLARRVASAGLLCLRFTCRGPNLARRTRAFGAALEFLKGLERFTLTDVFLGGRSMGSRAAAAVALSMQQSAGVLRGLICLSFPLHPPGQTHLHVQRSEDLRGLAGVPVLFVSGSADAMCQRKLLEHTLKDMKSPATVHWIEGGSHGLTVKGRPEDTVLEEVNACVVAWILEHSPTAALG; this is translated from the exons ATGCAAATATGGAGCAGCCTGGCACGTGCAGCGACGGGATGGCGCGTGCGCACAGACAGCAAAGGAATCCGCGGCGTTAGATGGCGCAGTTTTGCCGACATTTCGCGAGAAGCTCAGCTGCTCGTCGCGCGGCGAAGTGGGACTTTAACTATGGAGGAGGTCCACGAG gaaaatgtgcaaatcCCGTTTGACCGCAAGCACCTCGACGGCGTGCTCAGCGTGCCGGGTGCGCGCGTCGCGGCGCGTGCCGCGCTGGTCCTCACGCACGGCGCTGGCGGGGACATGCATCAGGCGCAGCTGCGCTCCCTGGCGCGGCGCGTGGCGAGCGCGGGCCTGCTGTGCCTGCGCTTCACGTGCAGGGGCCCGAACCTCGCGCGCAGGACGAGGGCGTTCGGCGCGGCGCTG GAGTTTCTGAAGGGCCTGGAGAGGTTCACACTTACAGATGTTTTCCTTGGTG GCCGCTCGATGGGCTCCCGTGCCGCTGCGGCCGTTGCCCTGAGCATGCAGCAGTCGGCTGGGGTCCTGCGCGGCCTCATCTGCCTGTCCTTCCCCTTGCACCCTCCGGGGCAGACGCACCTCCACGTGCAGCGCAGCGAGGACCTGCGGGGGCTTGCGGGAGTACCCGTGCTCTTCGTATCTGGTTCTGCCGATGCCATGTGCCAGAGG aaaCTGTTGGAGCACACACTGAAGGACATGAAGAGTCCTGCTACTGTGCACTGGATCGAAGGGGGGAGTCATGGATTGACAGTGAAGGGACGGCCAGAGGACACGGTGTTGGAGGAAGTGAACGCTTGCGTAGTGGCCTGGATTCTAGAACATTCCCCCACTGCTGCACTTGGCTGA
- the poglut2 gene encoding protein O-glucosyltransferase 2 isoform X1 produces MLGVLLPCLLLGLQASGVSATKEPSAARSLVWGPGLQADVVLPARYFFIQAVDGAGTSFTSSPGENTYEVKITTPAEEFTRIWVQVLDRRDGSFLVRYRMYASYPSLTIEILLKGVHVAQSPYHLKGPVYHDGCSCPQPQTKVWLKHMRCPDSVPQIEQDLSYFPSVDPDHLAQEVPRRFGRRQSLCHYTIKDNQIYIKTHGEHVGFRIFMDAFLLSLSRKVKLPDVEFFVNLGDWPLEKRKPSEKLHPIFSWCGSSDTRDIVMPTYDLTESVLETMGRVSLDMMSVQVNTGPPWEEKNSTAFWRGRDSRKERLELVKLSRAHPDLIDAALTNFFFFEHDESLYGPVVKHVSFFDFFKYKYQINVDGTVAAYRLPYLLAGGGLVLKQDSEYYEHFYSQLHPWEHYIPIKRDLSDLLDTIRWAKENDHEARRIAEAGKQFARTHLMGDNIFCYYFKLFEEYAARQVTEPKVREGMEKVEQPKDDLFPCSCHRQRAMDEL; encoded by the exons ATGCTGGGCGTCCTACTCCCCTGCCTTCTTCTGGGTCTCCAAGCGTCCGGCGTGTCAGCGACAAAGGAGCCCAGCGCAGCCCGCTCCCTCGTGTGGGGCCCGGGGCTCCAGGCAGACGTCGTCCTGCCTGCGCGGTATTTCTTCATACAGGCTGTGGACGGGGCTGGAACAAG TTTTACATCGTCCCCTGGCGAGAACACCTATGAGGTAAAGATCACCACTCCGGCGGAGGAGTTCACCCGCATCTGGGTCCAGGTGCTGGACCGCAGGGATGGCTCCTTCCTGGTCCGCTACAGGATGTACGCCAGCTACCCATCCCTGACCATCGAGATCCTACTCAAGGGCGTGCATGTGGCCCAGTCACCATACCACCTCAAAG GACCTGTGTATCACGATGGCTGTAGCTGCCCCCAGCCTCAGACCAAGGTTTGGCTGAAGCATATGCGCTGCCCAGACTCTGTGCCTCAGATAGAGCAGGACCTGTCGTATTTCCCCAGTGTGGACCCGGACCACCTTGCCCAGGAGGTGCCTCGCCGTTTCGGCCGGAGGCAAAGCTTATGCCATTATACCATCAAAGACAATCAG ATTTATATTAAAACTCATGGAGAACATGTGGGATTCAGAATCTTCATGgatgcttttctgctctctCTGTCCAGGAAG GTGAAGTTGCCTGATGTGGAGTTTTTTGTGAACCTTGGGGACTGGCCGCTGGAGAAGAGGAAGCCCTCAGAGAAACTGCATCCCATCTTTTCCTGGTGTGGTTCCAGTGACACGCGGGACATCGTCATGCCAACTTATGACCTCACAGAATCTGTCTTAGAGACAATGGGGAG AGTGAGTTTGGACATGATGTCAGTGCAAGTCAACACGGGTCCCCCATGGGAGGAGAAGAACAGCACAGCCTTCTGGAGAGGGCGAGACAGCCGCAAGGAGCGCCTGGAGCTGGTAAAGCTGAGCAGGGCTCACCCGGACCTGATTGATGCTGCGCTCACCAACTTTTTCTTCTTCGAGCACGATGAGAGCCTGTATGGGCCAGTGGTCAAACACGTCTCCTTCTTCGACTTCTTCAAG TACAAGTACCAGATCAATGTGGATGGCACGGTAGCAGCCTACCGGCTGCCGTATTTGTTGGCGGGAGGCGGCTTGGTGCTCAAGCAGGACTCTGAGTATTATGAGCACTTCTACAGCCAGCTTCATCCCTGGGAACACTACATCCCCATCAAGAGGGACCTCAGTGACCTGTTGGACACGATCCGCTGGGCCAAGGAGAACGACCATGAG GCGAGAAGGATTGCGGAGGCTGGTAAGCAGTTTGCCCGGACACACCTCATGGGGGACAACATATTCTGTTACTACTTCAAACTATTCGAG gAATATGCTGCTCGCCAGGTCACTGAACCCAAGGTGCGGGAAGGCATGGAGAAAGTGGAGCAGCCAAAAGACGATCTCTTCCCCTGTTCCTGCCACAGGCAGAGG GCTATGGATGAACTTTGA
- the poglut2 gene encoding protein O-glucosyltransferase 2 isoform X3, giving the protein MLGVLLPCLLLGLQASGVSATKEPSAARSLVWGPGLQADVVLPARYFFIQAVDGAGTSFTSSPGENTYEVKITTPAEEFTRIWVQVLDRRDGSFLVRYRMYASYPSLTIEILLKGVHVAQSPYHLKGPVYHDGCSCPQPQTKVWLKHMRCPDSVPQIEQDLSYFPSVDPDHLAQEVPRRFGRRQSLCHYTIKDNQIYIKTHGEHVGFRIFMDAFLLSLSRKVKLPDVEFFVNLGDWPLEKRKPSEKLHPIFSWCGSSDTRDIVMPTYDLTESVLETMGRVSLDMMSVQVNTGPPWEEKNSTAFWRGRDSRKERLELVKLSRAHPDLIDAALTNFFFFEHDESLYGPVVKHVSFFDFFKYKYQINVDGTVAAYRLPYLLAGGGLVLKQDSEYYEHFYSQLHPWEHYIPIKRDLSDLLDTIRWAKENDHEARRIAEAGKQFARTHLMGDNIFCYYFKLFEESD; this is encoded by the exons ATGCTGGGCGTCCTACTCCCCTGCCTTCTTCTGGGTCTCCAAGCGTCCGGCGTGTCAGCGACAAAGGAGCCCAGCGCAGCCCGCTCCCTCGTGTGGGGCCCGGGGCTCCAGGCAGACGTCGTCCTGCCTGCGCGGTATTTCTTCATACAGGCTGTGGACGGGGCTGGAACAAG TTTTACATCGTCCCCTGGCGAGAACACCTATGAGGTAAAGATCACCACTCCGGCGGAGGAGTTCACCCGCATCTGGGTCCAGGTGCTGGACCGCAGGGATGGCTCCTTCCTGGTCCGCTACAGGATGTACGCCAGCTACCCATCCCTGACCATCGAGATCCTACTCAAGGGCGTGCATGTGGCCCAGTCACCATACCACCTCAAAG GACCTGTGTATCACGATGGCTGTAGCTGCCCCCAGCCTCAGACCAAGGTTTGGCTGAAGCATATGCGCTGCCCAGACTCTGTGCCTCAGATAGAGCAGGACCTGTCGTATTTCCCCAGTGTGGACCCGGACCACCTTGCCCAGGAGGTGCCTCGCCGTTTCGGCCGGAGGCAAAGCTTATGCCATTATACCATCAAAGACAATCAG ATTTATATTAAAACTCATGGAGAACATGTGGGATTCAGAATCTTCATGgatgcttttctgctctctCTGTCCAGGAAG GTGAAGTTGCCTGATGTGGAGTTTTTTGTGAACCTTGGGGACTGGCCGCTGGAGAAGAGGAAGCCCTCAGAGAAACTGCATCCCATCTTTTCCTGGTGTGGTTCCAGTGACACGCGGGACATCGTCATGCCAACTTATGACCTCACAGAATCTGTCTTAGAGACAATGGGGAG AGTGAGTTTGGACATGATGTCAGTGCAAGTCAACACGGGTCCCCCATGGGAGGAGAAGAACAGCACAGCCTTCTGGAGAGGGCGAGACAGCCGCAAGGAGCGCCTGGAGCTGGTAAAGCTGAGCAGGGCTCACCCGGACCTGATTGATGCTGCGCTCACCAACTTTTTCTTCTTCGAGCACGATGAGAGCCTGTATGGGCCAGTGGTCAAACACGTCTCCTTCTTCGACTTCTTCAAG TACAAGTACCAGATCAATGTGGATGGCACGGTAGCAGCCTACCGGCTGCCGTATTTGTTGGCGGGAGGCGGCTTGGTGCTCAAGCAGGACTCTGAGTATTATGAGCACTTCTACAGCCAGCTTCATCCCTGGGAACACTACATCCCCATCAAGAGGGACCTCAGTGACCTGTTGGACACGATCCGCTGGGCCAAGGAGAACGACCATGAG GCGAGAAGGATTGCGGAGGCTGGTAAGCAGTTTGCCCGGACACACCTCATGGGGGACAACATATTCTGTTACTACTTCAAACTATTCGAG GAGAGTGATTAA
- the poglut2 gene encoding protein O-glucosyltransferase 2 isoform X2, protein MLGVLLPCLLLGLQASGVSATKEPSAARSLVWGPGLQADVVLPARYFFIQAVDGAGTSFTSSPGENTYEVKITTPAEEFTRIWVQVLDRRDGSFLVRYRMYASYPSLTIEILLKGVHVAQSPYHLKGPVYHDGCSCPQPQTKVWLKHMRCPDSVPQIEQDLSYFPSVDPDHLAQEVPRRFGRRQSLCHYTIKDNQIYIKTHGEHVGFRIFMDAFLLSLSRKVKLPDVEFFVNLGDWPLEKRKPSEKLHPIFSWCGSSDTRDIVMPTYDLTESVLETMGRVSLDMMSVQVNTGPPWEEKNSTAFWRGRDSRKERLELVKLSRAHPDLIDAALTNFFFFEHDESLYGPVVKHVSFFDFFKYKYQINVDGTVAAYRLPYLLAGGGLVLKQDSEYYEHFYSQLHPWEHYIPIKRDLSDLLDTIRWAKENDHEARRIAEAGKQFARTHLMGDNIFCYYFKLFELSRTSFTM, encoded by the exons ATGCTGGGCGTCCTACTCCCCTGCCTTCTTCTGGGTCTCCAAGCGTCCGGCGTGTCAGCGACAAAGGAGCCCAGCGCAGCCCGCTCCCTCGTGTGGGGCCCGGGGCTCCAGGCAGACGTCGTCCTGCCTGCGCGGTATTTCTTCATACAGGCTGTGGACGGGGCTGGAACAAG TTTTACATCGTCCCCTGGCGAGAACACCTATGAGGTAAAGATCACCACTCCGGCGGAGGAGTTCACCCGCATCTGGGTCCAGGTGCTGGACCGCAGGGATGGCTCCTTCCTGGTCCGCTACAGGATGTACGCCAGCTACCCATCCCTGACCATCGAGATCCTACTCAAGGGCGTGCATGTGGCCCAGTCACCATACCACCTCAAAG GACCTGTGTATCACGATGGCTGTAGCTGCCCCCAGCCTCAGACCAAGGTTTGGCTGAAGCATATGCGCTGCCCAGACTCTGTGCCTCAGATAGAGCAGGACCTGTCGTATTTCCCCAGTGTGGACCCGGACCACCTTGCCCAGGAGGTGCCTCGCCGTTTCGGCCGGAGGCAAAGCTTATGCCATTATACCATCAAAGACAATCAG ATTTATATTAAAACTCATGGAGAACATGTGGGATTCAGAATCTTCATGgatgcttttctgctctctCTGTCCAGGAAG GTGAAGTTGCCTGATGTGGAGTTTTTTGTGAACCTTGGGGACTGGCCGCTGGAGAAGAGGAAGCCCTCAGAGAAACTGCATCCCATCTTTTCCTGGTGTGGTTCCAGTGACACGCGGGACATCGTCATGCCAACTTATGACCTCACAGAATCTGTCTTAGAGACAATGGGGAG AGTGAGTTTGGACATGATGTCAGTGCAAGTCAACACGGGTCCCCCATGGGAGGAGAAGAACAGCACAGCCTTCTGGAGAGGGCGAGACAGCCGCAAGGAGCGCCTGGAGCTGGTAAAGCTGAGCAGGGCTCACCCGGACCTGATTGATGCTGCGCTCACCAACTTTTTCTTCTTCGAGCACGATGAGAGCCTGTATGGGCCAGTGGTCAAACACGTCTCCTTCTTCGACTTCTTCAAG TACAAGTACCAGATCAATGTGGATGGCACGGTAGCAGCCTACCGGCTGCCGTATTTGTTGGCGGGAGGCGGCTTGGTGCTCAAGCAGGACTCTGAGTATTATGAGCACTTCTACAGCCAGCTTCATCCCTGGGAACACTACATCCCCATCAAGAGGGACCTCAGTGACCTGTTGGACACGATCCGCTGGGCCAAGGAGAACGACCATGAG GCGAGAAGGATTGCGGAGGCTGGTAAGCAGTTTGCCCGGACACACCTCATGGGGGACAACATATTCTGTTACTACTTCAAACTATTCGAG CTTTCCAGAACTAGTTTTACAATGTGA